From the genome of Canis lupus familiaris isolate Mischka breed German Shepherd chromosome 8, alternate assembly UU_Cfam_GSD_1.0, whole genome shotgun sequence, one region includes:
- the PSMC6 gene encoding 26S proteasome regulatory subunit 10B isoform X1, which translates to MAIPGIPYERRLLIMADPRDKALQDYRKKLLEHKEIDGRLKELREQLKELTKQYEKSENDLKALQSVGQIVGEVLKQLTEEKFIVKATNGPRYVVGCRRQLDKSKLKPGTRVALDMTTLTIMRYLPREVDPLVYNMSHEDPGNVSYSEIGGLSEQIRELREVIELPLTNPELFQRVGIIPPKGCLLYGPPGTGKTLLARAVASQLDCNFLKVVSSSIVDKYIGESARLIREMFNYARDHQPCIIFMDEIDAIGGRRFSEGTSADREIQRTLMELLNQMDGFDTLHRVKMIMATNRPDTLDPALLRPGRLDRKIHIDLPNEQARLDILKIHAGPITKHGEIDYEAIVKLSDGFNGADLRNVCTEAGMFAIRADHDFVVQEDFMKAVRKVADSKKLESKLDYKPV; encoded by the exons ATGGCCATTCCCGGCATCCCCTATGAGCGACGGCTTCTCATCATGGCGGACCCAAGAGATAAGGCGCTTCAGGACTACCGCAAGAAGCTGCTGGAGCACAAGGAGATCGACGGCCGTCTCAAGGAGT TAAGGGAACAATTAAAAGAACTTACCAAGCAGTATGAAAAGTCTGAAAATGATCTGAAGGCCCTACAAAGTGTTGGGCAG attGTGGGTGAAGTACTTAAGCAACTAACTGAAGAAAAAT tcATTGTTAAAGCTACAAATGGACCAAGATATGTTGTGGGTTGTCGTCGACAG cTTGACAAAAGTAAGCTGAAGCCAGGAACAAGAGTTGCTTTGGATATGACTACACTAACTATCATGAG ATATTTGCCAAGAGAAGTGGATCCATTGGTCTACAACATGTCTCATGAGGACCCTGGGAATGTTTCTTATTCTGAGATTGGAGGACTATCAGAACAGATTCGGGAATTAAGAGAG GTGATAGAATTACCTCTTACAAACCCAGAATTATTCCAGCGTGTAGGAATAATACCTCCAAAAGGCTGTTTGTTATATGGACCACCAG gtACAGGAAAAACACTCTTGGCTCGAGCTGTTGCTAGCCAGCTAGACTGCAATTTCTTAAAG GTTGTATCTAGTTCTATTGTAGACAAGTACATTGGTGAAAGTGCTCGTTTGATCAGAGAAATGTTTAATTATGCCAGGGATCACCAACCATGCATTATTTTTATGGATGAAATAGATGCTATTG GTGGTCGTCGGTTTTCTGAGGGTACTTCAGCTGATAGAGAGATTCAGAGAACTTTAATGGAG tTACTGAATCAAATGGATGGGTTTGATACTCTACATAGAGTTAAAATGATCATGGCTACAAACAGACCAGATACACTGGATCCTGCTTTGCTTCGTCCAGGAAGATTAGATAGAAAAATAC atattGATTTGCCAAACGAACAAGCAAGATTAGATATATTGAAAATCCATGCAGGTCCCATTACAAAGCATGGTGAAATAG ATTATGAGGCAATTGTGAAGCTTTCAGATGGCTTTAATGGAGCAGACCTGAGAAATGTTTGTACTGAAGCAG GTATGTTTGCAATTCGTGCTGATCATGATTTTGTAGTACAGGAAGACTTCATGAAAGCAGTCAGAAAAGTGGCTGATTCTAAGAAGCTAGAGTCTAAATTGGACTACAAACCTGTGTAA
- the PSMC6 gene encoding 26S proteasome regulatory subunit 10B isoform X2, with protein MTTLTIMRYLPREVDPLVYNMSHEDPGNVSYSEIGGLSEQIRELREVIELPLTNPELFQRVGIIPPKGCLLYGPPGTGKTLLARAVASQLDCNFLKVVSSSIVDKYIGESARLIREMFNYARDHQPCIIFMDEIDAIGGRRFSEGTSADREIQRTLMELLNQMDGFDTLHRVKMIMATNRPDTLDPALLRPGRLDRKIHIDLPNEQARLDILKIHAGPITKHGEIDYEAIVKLSDGFNGADLRNVCTEAGMFAIRADHDFVVQEDFMKAVRKVADSKKLESKLDYKPV; from the exons ATGACTACACTAACTATCATGAG ATATTTGCCAAGAGAAGTGGATCCATTGGTCTACAACATGTCTCATGAGGACCCTGGGAATGTTTCTTATTCTGAGATTGGAGGACTATCAGAACAGATTCGGGAATTAAGAGAG GTGATAGAATTACCTCTTACAAACCCAGAATTATTCCAGCGTGTAGGAATAATACCTCCAAAAGGCTGTTTGTTATATGGACCACCAG gtACAGGAAAAACACTCTTGGCTCGAGCTGTTGCTAGCCAGCTAGACTGCAATTTCTTAAAG GTTGTATCTAGTTCTATTGTAGACAAGTACATTGGTGAAAGTGCTCGTTTGATCAGAGAAATGTTTAATTATGCCAGGGATCACCAACCATGCATTATTTTTATGGATGAAATAGATGCTATTG GTGGTCGTCGGTTTTCTGAGGGTACTTCAGCTGATAGAGAGATTCAGAGAACTTTAATGGAG tTACTGAATCAAATGGATGGGTTTGATACTCTACATAGAGTTAAAATGATCATGGCTACAAACAGACCAGATACACTGGATCCTGCTTTGCTTCGTCCAGGAAGATTAGATAGAAAAATAC atattGATTTGCCAAACGAACAAGCAAGATTAGATATATTGAAAATCCATGCAGGTCCCATTACAAAGCATGGTGAAATAG ATTATGAGGCAATTGTGAAGCTTTCAGATGGCTTTAATGGAGCAGACCTGAGAAATGTTTGTACTGAAGCAG GTATGTTTGCAATTCGTGCTGATCATGATTTTGTAGTACAGGAAGACTTCATGAAAGCAGTCAGAAAAGTGGCTGATTCTAAGAAGCTAGAGTCTAAATTGGACTACAAACCTGTGTAA